One window from the genome of Glycine soja cultivar W05 chromosome 12, ASM419377v2, whole genome shotgun sequence encodes:
- the LOC114379906 gene encoding probable serine/threonine-protein kinase abkC isoform X3, which yields MSRLLACGNIRRFTRSVHKTGCLEVFYPMGSPYSRYNFFSHYRHVHKEQFLFMLFKSKVNFLMSSRARNLYTLPANNVKYHHGQVVWNRMCFHKGPALPPVGQIAHVVTLALVKSNFVVHGVIAFIIGEFAWTQRKWAETESFPTRDSLYVHAQDGRVYLTAALLAVIEIFVLFLRAVYLVILFSPCIAMAPLVDFFGTQFRKTWIHVVRVTLEKAGPAFIKWGQWAATRPDLFPRDLCDELAEFQTKAPSHKFSYSRKCIENAFGQKLSEIFENFEEEPIASGSIAQVHRATLKYKFPGQRIKPVVVAVKVRHPGVSEAIKRDFILINLVAKISSLFPNLKWLRLDESVQQFAVFMMSQVDLSREAAHLSRFIYNFRRWKDVSFPMPLYPLVHPSVLVETFEQGESVLHYVDQPEGHEHFKSALAHIGTHALLKMLLEVDKSFEFWRSPEGESVHTADRMQQLLEHVRRCKVNIDGNVCAVIVTTLVLEGWQRRLDPEYDMLHALQTLLFKADLAQSLSYAIEGLVAP from the exons ATGTCAAG GCTTCTTGCTTGTGGAAACATTAGAAGGTTTACACGTTCTGTTCACAAGACAGGCTGCTTGGAAGTATTTTATCCAATGGGGTCCCCTTACTCAAGATACAATTTTTTCTCGCACTATAGACATGTACACAAAGAACAATTTCTATTCATGTTATTTAAATCAAAGGTTAACTTTTTAATGAGTAGCAGGGCTAGGAACTTGTATACCCTCCCTGCAAATAATGTAAAATACCATCATGGTCAAGTTGTTTGGAACAGGATGTGTTTCCATAAAGGGCCAGCTCTACCACCAGTAGGTCAAATTGCCCATGTGGTAACTTTGGCTTTGGTCAAATCAAATTTTGTTGTTCATGGTGTGATTGCCTTCATAATTGGAGAGTTTGCTTGGACACAAAGGAAATGGGCAGAAACAGAATCCTTCCCAACAAGGGATTCACTTTATGTGCATGCACAAGATGGGCGTGTGTATTTAACTGCAGCTCTGTTGGCAGTCATTGAGATTTTTGTCTTGTTTCTTAGGGCTGTCTATTTGGTGATTTTGTTCTCTCCTTGTATAGCTATGGCTCctttagttgatttttttgGCACTCAATTTAGAAAAACATGGATTCATGTTGTTCGAGTTACACTTGAAAAAGCTGGTCCAGCATTCATTAAGTGGGGTCAATGGGCTGCAACCAGACCTGATCTCTTTCCAAGGGATCTCTGTGATGAACTTGCAGAATTTCAAACGAAAGCGCCATCACATAAATTTAGCTATAGcagaaaatgtattgaaaatgCATTTGGTCAAAAATTATCTGAAATCTTTGAAAATTTTGAGGAGGAACCCATAGCTTCAGGTAGCATTGCTCAAGTTCATCGAGCTACACTAAAATACAAATTCCCTGGTCAGCGAATCAAGCCTGTTGTTGTAGCAGTGAAGGTCCGACATCCAGGGGTTTCTGAAGCAATTAAAAGGGATTTTATCCTTATCAATCTTGTTGCCAAGATTTCGTCTTTATTCCCTAATTTGAAGTGGCTGAGACTAGATGAAAGTGTACAACAATTTGCAGTCTTTATGATGTCTCAAGTTGATCTTTCAAGGGAAGCGGCACATCTTAGTCGCTTTATCTACAATTTCCGTAGATGGAAAGATGTTTCATTCCCGATGCCCTTGTATCCCCTCGTGCACCCATCTGTTTTGGTAGAAACCTTTGAACAAGGCGAAAGTGTTTTGCACTATGTTGACCAGCCTGAAGGACATGAGCATTTCAAAAGTGCCCTTGCTCATATTGGAACACATGCTCTTTTAAAGATGCTTTTG GAGGTGGataaatcatttgaattttggagATCCCCAGAAGGTGAATCTGTCCACACAGCTGATCGTATGCAACAATTGCTTGAGCATGTTAGGCGCTGTAAAGTCAATATAGATGGCAATGTTTGCGCTGTGATAGTTACCACATTGGTTCTGGAG GGTTGGCAGCGAAGACTTGATCCAGAATATGATATGTTGCACGCTTTGCAAACACTGCTATTTAAAGCTGACTTGGCACAATCTCTATCTTATGCCATTGAAGGATTGGTTGCTCCGTGA
- the LOC114379906 gene encoding probable serine/threonine-protein kinase abkC isoform X1 produces MSRLLACGNIRRFTRSVHKTGCLEVFYPMGSPYSRYNFFSHYRHVHKEQFLFMLFKSKVNFLMSSRARNLYTLPANNVKYHHGQVVWNRMCFHKGPALPPVGQIAHVVTLALVKSNFVVHGVIAFIIGEFAWTQRKWAETESFPTRDSLYVHAQDGRVYLTAALLAVIEIFVLFLRAVYLVILFSPCIAMAPLVDFFGTQFRKTWIHVVRVTLEKAGPAFIKWGQWAATRPDLFPRDLCDELAEFQTKAPSHKFSYSRKCIENAFGQKLSEIFENFEEEPIASGSIAQVHRATLKYKFPGQRIKPVVVAVKVRHPGVSEAIKRDFILINLVAKISSLFPNLKWLRLDESVQQFAVFMMSQVDLSREAAHLSRFIYNFRRWKDVSFPMPLYPLVHPSVLVETFEQGESVLHYVDQPEGHEHFKSALAHIGTHALLKMLLVDNFIHADMHPGNILVRVGKRKSTPIPLLKSRPHVIFLDVGMTTELSKRERGYLVEFFKAIALQDGRTAAECTLRLSKRQNCPDPKFFIEEVDKSFEFWRSPEGESVHTADRMQQLLEHVRRCKVNIDGNVCAVIVTTLVLEGWQRRLDPEYDMLHALQTLLFKADLAQSLSYAIEGLVAP; encoded by the exons ATGTCAAG GCTTCTTGCTTGTGGAAACATTAGAAGGTTTACACGTTCTGTTCACAAGACAGGCTGCTTGGAAGTATTTTATCCAATGGGGTCCCCTTACTCAAGATACAATTTTTTCTCGCACTATAGACATGTACACAAAGAACAATTTCTATTCATGTTATTTAAATCAAAGGTTAACTTTTTAATGAGTAGCAGGGCTAGGAACTTGTATACCCTCCCTGCAAATAATGTAAAATACCATCATGGTCAAGTTGTTTGGAACAGGATGTGTTTCCATAAAGGGCCAGCTCTACCACCAGTAGGTCAAATTGCCCATGTGGTAACTTTGGCTTTGGTCAAATCAAATTTTGTTGTTCATGGTGTGATTGCCTTCATAATTGGAGAGTTTGCTTGGACACAAAGGAAATGGGCAGAAACAGAATCCTTCCCAACAAGGGATTCACTTTATGTGCATGCACAAGATGGGCGTGTGTATTTAACTGCAGCTCTGTTGGCAGTCATTGAGATTTTTGTCTTGTTTCTTAGGGCTGTCTATTTGGTGATTTTGTTCTCTCCTTGTATAGCTATGGCTCctttagttgatttttttgGCACTCAATTTAGAAAAACATGGATTCATGTTGTTCGAGTTACACTTGAAAAAGCTGGTCCAGCATTCATTAAGTGGGGTCAATGGGCTGCAACCAGACCTGATCTCTTTCCAAGGGATCTCTGTGATGAACTTGCAGAATTTCAAACGAAAGCGCCATCACATAAATTTAGCTATAGcagaaaatgtattgaaaatgCATTTGGTCAAAAATTATCTGAAATCTTTGAAAATTTTGAGGAGGAACCCATAGCTTCAGGTAGCATTGCTCAAGTTCATCGAGCTACACTAAAATACAAATTCCCTGGTCAGCGAATCAAGCCTGTTGTTGTAGCAGTGAAGGTCCGACATCCAGGGGTTTCTGAAGCAATTAAAAGGGATTTTATCCTTATCAATCTTGTTGCCAAGATTTCGTCTTTATTCCCTAATTTGAAGTGGCTGAGACTAGATGAAAGTGTACAACAATTTGCAGTCTTTATGATGTCTCAAGTTGATCTTTCAAGGGAAGCGGCACATCTTAGTCGCTTTATCTACAATTTCCGTAGATGGAAAGATGTTTCATTCCCGATGCCCTTGTATCCCCTCGTGCACCCATCTGTTTTGGTAGAAACCTTTGAACAAGGCGAAAGTGTTTTGCACTATGTTGACCAGCCTGAAGGACATGAGCATTTCAAAAGTGCCCTTGCTCATATTGGAACACATGCTCTTTTAAAGATGCTTTTG GTGGATAATTTTATCCATGCAGACATGCATCCTGGAAATATTCTTGTCCGagtaggaaaaagaaaatcaacacCTATACCACTGTTAAAGTCAAGGCCTCATGTAATTTTCCTCGATGTGGGTATGACTACTGAACTTTCTAAGAGAGAACGAGGATATTTAGTGGAATTCTTTAAGGCTATTGCACTTCAAGATGGCCGCACTGCTGCAGAATGCACACTTAGATTATCAAAACGACAAAATTGCCCAGATCCGAAATTTTTCATTGAG GAGGTGGataaatcatttgaattttggagATCCCCAGAAGGTGAATCTGTCCACACAGCTGATCGTATGCAACAATTGCTTGAGCATGTTAGGCGCTGTAAAGTCAATATAGATGGCAATGTTTGCGCTGTGATAGTTACCACATTGGTTCTGGAG GGTTGGCAGCGAAGACTTGATCCAGAATATGATATGTTGCACGCTTTGCAAACACTGCTATTTAAAGCTGACTTGGCACAATCTCTATCTTATGCCATTGAAGGATTGGTTGCTCCGTGA
- the LOC114379906 gene encoding probable serine/threonine-protein kinase abkC isoform X2: MSRLLACGNIRRFTRSVHKTGCLEVFYPMGSPYSRYNFFSHYRHVHKEQFLFMLFKSKVNFLMSSRARNLYTLPANNVKYHHGQVVWNRMCFHKGPALPPVGQIAHVVTLALVKSNFVVHGVIAFIIGEFAWTQRKWAETESFPTRDSLYVHAQDGRVYLTAALLAVIEIFVLFLRAVYLVILFSPCIAMAPLVDFFGTQFRKTWIHVVRVTLEKAGPAFIKWGQWAATRPDLFPRDLCDELAEFQTKAPSHKFSYSRKCIENAFGQKLSEIFENFEEEPIASGSIAQVHRATLKYKFPGQRIKPVVVAVKVRHPGVSEAIKRDFILINLVAKISSLFPNLKWLRLDESVQQFAVFMMSQVDLSREAAHLSRFIYNFRRWKDVSFPMPLYPLVHPSVLVETFEQGESVLHYVDQPEGHEHFKSALAHIGTHALLKMLLVDNFIHADMHPGNILVRVGKRKSTPIPLLKSRPHVIFLDVGMTTELSKRERGYLVEFFKAIALQDGRTAAECTLRLSKRQNCPDPKFFIEEVDKSFEFWRSPEGESVHTADRMQQLLEHVRRCKVNIDGNVCAVIVTTLVLEITKSLLRQGYSTSLSFSDQPL; the protein is encoded by the exons ATGTCAAG GCTTCTTGCTTGTGGAAACATTAGAAGGTTTACACGTTCTGTTCACAAGACAGGCTGCTTGGAAGTATTTTATCCAATGGGGTCCCCTTACTCAAGATACAATTTTTTCTCGCACTATAGACATGTACACAAAGAACAATTTCTATTCATGTTATTTAAATCAAAGGTTAACTTTTTAATGAGTAGCAGGGCTAGGAACTTGTATACCCTCCCTGCAAATAATGTAAAATACCATCATGGTCAAGTTGTTTGGAACAGGATGTGTTTCCATAAAGGGCCAGCTCTACCACCAGTAGGTCAAATTGCCCATGTGGTAACTTTGGCTTTGGTCAAATCAAATTTTGTTGTTCATGGTGTGATTGCCTTCATAATTGGAGAGTTTGCTTGGACACAAAGGAAATGGGCAGAAACAGAATCCTTCCCAACAAGGGATTCACTTTATGTGCATGCACAAGATGGGCGTGTGTATTTAACTGCAGCTCTGTTGGCAGTCATTGAGATTTTTGTCTTGTTTCTTAGGGCTGTCTATTTGGTGATTTTGTTCTCTCCTTGTATAGCTATGGCTCctttagttgatttttttgGCACTCAATTTAGAAAAACATGGATTCATGTTGTTCGAGTTACACTTGAAAAAGCTGGTCCAGCATTCATTAAGTGGGGTCAATGGGCTGCAACCAGACCTGATCTCTTTCCAAGGGATCTCTGTGATGAACTTGCAGAATTTCAAACGAAAGCGCCATCACATAAATTTAGCTATAGcagaaaatgtattgaaaatgCATTTGGTCAAAAATTATCTGAAATCTTTGAAAATTTTGAGGAGGAACCCATAGCTTCAGGTAGCATTGCTCAAGTTCATCGAGCTACACTAAAATACAAATTCCCTGGTCAGCGAATCAAGCCTGTTGTTGTAGCAGTGAAGGTCCGACATCCAGGGGTTTCTGAAGCAATTAAAAGGGATTTTATCCTTATCAATCTTGTTGCCAAGATTTCGTCTTTATTCCCTAATTTGAAGTGGCTGAGACTAGATGAAAGTGTACAACAATTTGCAGTCTTTATGATGTCTCAAGTTGATCTTTCAAGGGAAGCGGCACATCTTAGTCGCTTTATCTACAATTTCCGTAGATGGAAAGATGTTTCATTCCCGATGCCCTTGTATCCCCTCGTGCACCCATCTGTTTTGGTAGAAACCTTTGAACAAGGCGAAAGTGTTTTGCACTATGTTGACCAGCCTGAAGGACATGAGCATTTCAAAAGTGCCCTTGCTCATATTGGAACACATGCTCTTTTAAAGATGCTTTTG GTGGATAATTTTATCCATGCAGACATGCATCCTGGAAATATTCTTGTCCGagtaggaaaaagaaaatcaacacCTATACCACTGTTAAAGTCAAGGCCTCATGTAATTTTCCTCGATGTGGGTATGACTACTGAACTTTCTAAGAGAGAACGAGGATATTTAGTGGAATTCTTTAAGGCTATTGCACTTCAAGATGGCCGCACTGCTGCAGAATGCACACTTAGATTATCAAAACGACAAAATTGCCCAGATCCGAAATTTTTCATTGAG GAGGTGGataaatcatttgaattttggagATCCCCAGAAGGTGAATCTGTCCACACAGCTGATCGTATGCAACAATTGCTTGAGCATGTTAGGCGCTGTAAAGTCAATATAGATGGCAATGTTTGCGCTGTGATAGTTACCACATTGGTTCTGGAG ATAACAAAGTCACTTCTCCGACAAGGTTACTCAACAAGTCTTTCCTTCTCTGACCAACCTCTGTAA
- the LOC114379907 gene encoding uncharacterized protein LOC114379907, producing MLEDIGKLPLIRKTIRRAINLVGFIYAHSSTLSLLRNFTNKRELVRHAITRFATSYLTLERLHKEKANIRKMFTSDEWTLNKLSKEPKGKEAAKVVLMPSFWNSVVYTLKVMAPLVKVLRLVDGERKPAMGYIYEAMDKAKETIMKSFNNNESKYKDVFEIIDKRWNCQLHRPLHAAAHFLNPEFFYDNTDLEFDFEVTNGLFECIKKLIPQFDVQQKILTELHLYKIGADHFGSDFAMAQRKTHSPTYWWRMFGSQTPNLQKLAIKILSLTCSASGCKRNWSVFEQIHSKKRNRLEHKRLHDLVFVKYNQQLKQRYNARDEIDPIFLNDIDVCNEWLVGEMDQDDDNDAGNDLVFEDDDALNWATVYQASGVGECRMYTRRKKQKTSVAAAQTSKKQAMVVGSSSRKQKAVQENDEDLDVEENIDVESEEEEIMVNFEASDGEEGEGDAPLPYDNNEDDYVGIGEDD from the exons ATGCTTGAAGATATTGGGAAGCTTCCCTTGATAAGGAAGACCATTAGAAGGGCAATTAATCTAGTTGGTTTTATCTATGCCCATTCTAGTACCTTAAGTTTGTTGAGAAATTTTACAAACAAGAGGGAATTGGTGAGACATGCTATTACTAGATTTGCCACTTCTTATCTAACCTTGGAAAGGCTTCACAAAGAGAAAGCCAATATTAGAAAAATGTTTACTTCTGATgaatggaccttgaacaagctatCTAAGGAGCCTAAGGGAAAAGAAGCTGCAAAGGTAGTGCTCATGCCTTCTTTTTGGAATAGTGTGGTTTACACTCTTAAAGTCATGGCTCCACTTGTGAAAGTGCTTCGTCTTGTGGATGGTGAAAGGAAACCAGCCATGGGCTATATTTATGAAGCAATGGACAAggcaaaagaaacaattatGAAGTCTTTCAACAACAATGAAAGCAAGTACAAAGATGTGTTTGAAATCATTGATAAAAGATGGAATTGTCAGCTTCATAGGCCATTGCATGCAGCTGCCCACTTCTTAAATCCAGAGTTCTTTTATGACAACACTGACTTAGAGTTTGATTTTGAGGTCACCAATGGTTTGTTTGAGTGCATTAAGAAGTTGATTCCACAATTTGATGTGCAACAGAAAATTCTAACCGAGTTGCATCTTTACAAGATTGGTGCTGACCACTTTGGTTCCGACTTTGCAATGgctcaaaggaaaacccattctcCTA CATATTGGTGGCGAATGTTTGGGTCACAAACTCCAAATTTGCAGAAGCTGGCTATTAAGATTTTGAGTTTGACTTGCAGTGCTTCAGGATGTAAAAGAAATTGGAGTGTGTTTGAGCAA attcattccaaaaaaagaaataggctTGAGCACAAGAGGTTGCATGATTTGGTGTTTGTCAAATACAACCAACAATTGAAGCAAAGATATAATGCAagagatgaaattgatccaatttTTCTTAATGATATTGATGTATGCAATGAATGGCTCGTGGGAGAGATGGAtcaagatgatgataatgatgctggaaatgatttggtatttgaagatgatgatgctcTAAATTGGGCAACTGTGTATCAGGCTTCGGGGGTTGGAGAGTGTAGGATGTATACTAGgcggaaaaaacaaaaaacaagtgTTGCTGCTGCCCAAACTTCTAAAAAACAGGCAATGGTTGTTGGATCTTCATCAAGGAAGCAAAAAGCAGTCCAAGAAAATGATGAGGATCTAGATGTTGAGGAGAATATTGATGTTgaatctgaagaagaagaaatcatggTCAATTTTGAGGCGTCTGATGGggaagagggagagggagatgcTCCATTACCATATGATAACAACGAAGATGATTATGTTGGGATTGGAGAAGATGATTAG